One genomic window of Deltaproteobacteria bacterium includes the following:
- a CDS encoding ABC transporter ATP-binding protein, with amino-acid sequence MLAVETSELKKSFDKAEAVRGVNFRINKGDLFGLIGPDGAGKTTLIRLLTGVMTPDSGSIKIFGTDAVKRKAETGMMIGYMPQRFSLYEELTVDENLKFFASLRSVERTNFIRQKDYLLKFTNLEPFTKRLAGKLSGGMKQKLGLACTLIHQPQLLILDEPTTGVDPVSRREFWQILDSFLHQGMTVLMSTPYMDEADRCTTIALMNNGIMPVVDTPQNIKILIKGTMLEAVVKEPLHAKQILNVIDNYRHVHILGDRIHIYVDKQDPWYITDVKQILNNNGIAVEQTGFTPPTLEDVFVSIIEKERE; translated from the coding sequence ATGCTTGCTGTTGAGACATCAGAGCTTAAAAAATCTTTTGATAAAGCGGAGGCTGTACGCGGCGTGAATTTCCGTATAAATAAAGGCGATCTCTTCGGTCTCATAGGACCCGATGGGGCTGGTAAAACAACGCTCATACGGCTGCTCACCGGTGTTATGACGCCGGACAGCGGTTCAATCAAGATATTCGGGACCGATGCCGTAAAACGTAAGGCTGAAACGGGCATGATGATTGGATACATGCCACAGAGGTTCAGCCTTTATGAAGAACTTACCGTAGATGAAAACCTCAAATTTTTCGCATCACTTCGTTCTGTTGAACGGACTAATTTCATAAGGCAAAAAGATTATTTGTTGAAGTTTACAAACCTCGAACCGTTCACAAAAAGACTCGCAGGCAAGCTCTCGGGCGGTATGAAGCAGAAGCTCGGGCTTGCATGTACGCTTATTCATCAGCCACAGTTGCTCATACTCGATGAACCGACAACAGGCGTTGATCCTGTATCAAGGCGCGAGTTCTGGCAGATACTTGATTCATTTCTGCATCAGGGTATGACAGTCCTGATGTCAACGCCGTATATGGATGAGGCCGACAGATGCACAACCATTGCACTTATGAATAATGGTATCATGCCTGTCGTTGACACACCCCAGAATATTAAAATCCTTATTAAAGGCACAATGCTTGAGGCTGTAGTAAAAGAACCGTTACACGCAAAACAGATACTTAACGTAATTGACAATTACAGGCATGTACACATACTCGGGGATAGAATCCATATTTATGTAGACAAACAGGATCCCTGGTATATAACCGATGTTAAACAGATCCTCAATAATAACGGTATTGCTGTAGAGCAAACAGGATTTACACCACCGACGCTCGAAGATGTCTTTGTATCTATCATTGAAAAGGAACGTGAATGA
- a CDS encoding efflux RND transporter periplasmic adaptor subunit produces the protein MMFRKPYILFFTFIGMLGFITVSCSNKNANLVTGSGTIEVTEYNVASKIPGRIGWLGVDEGDKVNNDEVIARLTTRELTAGENRAQASLKAANAQIVSAQAQLRYLATDLKRIEALYKKGGASKQQFDLIKSQTDSTKAQLNAAIAMKQEAKSALKLAEIQYDEGMLASPITGVVLTKNYERGDVIMPGSTIFTIGNLNRPWIKIYVSDIDLGRVWLGQHVHLSVDSFPNKTFDGTVEQIANKAEFTPHDVQTKEDRTALVFAVKVYINNSQMLLKPGMPADAVFETK, from the coding sequence ATGATGTTTAGAAAACCGTATATATTGTTTTTTACGTTTATCGGTATGTTAGGTTTTATTACCGTTTCTTGCTCAAATAAAAACGCAAATCTCGTAACAGGCAGCGGGACCATAGAGGTTACAGAATATAACGTTGCTTCAAAAATCCCGGGAAGGATCGGGTGGCTTGGTGTTGATGAGGGTGATAAAGTCAATAATGATGAAGTTATTGCAAGATTGACAACACGCGAACTAACTGCCGGGGAAAACAGGGCACAGGCAAGTCTTAAAGCAGCAAATGCACAGATCGTATCGGCTCAGGCTCAGCTGAGATATTTAGCAACAGACCTGAAAAGGATCGAGGCACTTTATAAAAAAGGAGGGGCTTCAAAGCAGCAGTTTGATCTTATTAAATCACAAACGGACTCAACAAAGGCACAATTAAATGCTGCAATCGCAATGAAGCAAGAAGCCAAAAGTGCCTTAAAACTTGCGGAGATCCAGTATGATGAGGGTATGCTTGCGTCACCAATCACGGGTGTTGTTTTAACAAAAAATTACGAACGCGGTGACGTTATCATGCCTGGTTCAACAATATTCACGATAGGCAATCTGAACAGACCGTGGATAAAAATATATGTCAGCGACATAGACCTCGGCAGGGTATGGCTTGGACAGCATGTACATTTAAGTGTCGATAGTTTTCCAAATAAGACCTTTGACGGTACTGTTGAGCAAATAGCCAATAAAGCGGAGTTCACACCACATGATGTCCAGACAAAGGAAGACAGGACTGCGCTTGTGTTTGCAGTAAAGGTTTATATTAATAATAGTCAAATGCTTCTTAAACCTGGCATGCCGGCCGATGCAGTATTTGAGACCAAGTAA
- a CDS encoding TetR/AcrR family transcriptional regulator, protein MVKHKINTKTDIKQRIVEKAAELFPRFGFSKVTVDELSKELGISKKTLYRYFTSKDEIADAVYKWNVLSVKNKLQEITSEPGAYLDRLYRLCEFISRFLSGMNKTAQQDLIKHRPDLWKKIELYRKQEVFPIFENILDEGIKLGIIRNDIQKDLSLLMLTSAVEGIITPEILINEPFSTEDAFRGIISIFFNGVLSNKARSLFNKI, encoded by the coding sequence ATGGTTAAACATAAAATAAATACAAAAACGGATATAAAACAGAGGATTGTTGAGAAGGCAGCAGAGTTGTTCCCACGTTTTGGTTTTTCAAAGGTTACTGTTGATGAACTGAGCAAAGAGCTCGGGATAAGCAAGAAGACCCTTTACAGATATTTTACAAGTAAAGACGAGATTGCAGATGCAGTTTATAAATGGAATGTGCTTTCTGTGAAAAACAAACTTCAAGAGATCACGAGTGAACCTGGTGCTTATCTTGATCGTCTTTACAGGCTCTGCGAATTTATCAGTAGGTTTTTATCGGGAATGAATAAAACGGCTCAACAAGACCTCATAAAACACAGGCCTGATCTGTGGAAAAAGATAGAACTTTACCGAAAGCAGGAGGTGTTTCCGATTTTTGAAAATATCCTTGATGAAGGTATAAAACTCGGGATCATAAGAAACGATATTCAAAAGGATTTAAGCTTGCTCATGCTTACCTCTGCTGTTGAGGGAATAATTACCCCCGAAATTTTGATCAATGAACCCTTTTCAACAGAAGACGCCTTCAGGGGTATAATAAGTATCTTTTTTAATGGTGTTTTGTCGAATAAAGCAAGGTCTCTTTTTAATAAAATTTAG
- a CDS encoding energy transducer TonB: MKRKGIANIEIGMVLSAFLHLAVLLVFVYVFRLNSSEALPAMVKPNADYIRLTTIPKQNKNEIAANKPALKKTDKQEKLIIKNQIVDIPKPLIQEEPKKTAYLSEYSQSVKKEMVSRHKGGGYGTNVKETIELHQSAGISQNPGQTNTSPPTQSQLQEKKAKEGLSNIPAHGLSFTQQSGLPNQLQGQNQGPAQNKTNIAMNTMLPSYSRMRAIPGIGDNNYLPGLKEGDVTLLNTKSFVYAGFVRRVAYRIFDQFIFEVRNDNVSSDTITTINGYAYVEANMSKDGKLISVNLLKSSGSPTWDKLAIQACKTSAWDANPPKGAEGKDGIIHFVFAPGRDVLVVGLLE; the protein is encoded by the coding sequence ATGAAGAGAAAAGGCATAGCAAATATTGAAATAGGTATGGTCTTGTCGGCATTTCTGCATTTGGCAGTTCTTCTGGTATTTGTTTATGTTTTTAGACTTAATAGCTCAGAAGCGTTGCCTGCTATGGTAAAACCGAACGCGGATTATATTAGATTAACAACAATCCCGAAACAAAATAAGAATGAAATAGCCGCGAATAAGCCGGCACTAAAAAAAACGGACAAACAGGAAAAACTTATTATAAAGAATCAGATCGTGGATATCCCAAAGCCGCTTATACAGGAAGAGCCAAAAAAAACCGCATACCTATCTGAATATTCACAGAGCGTAAAAAAAGAAATGGTAAGCAGACATAAAGGTGGCGGGTATGGAACAAACGTCAAAGAAACCATAGAGTTACATCAAAGTGCCGGTATTTCTCAAAACCCAGGGCAAACCAATACAAGTCCTCCCACACAATCTCAGCTTCAGGAGAAGAAAGCTAAAGAAGGTCTATCTAACATACCTGCTCATGGCTTATCTTTTACACAACAGTCAGGTTTACCCAACCAATTACAAGGACAGAATCAAGGTCCGGCACAGAATAAAACAAATATTGCCATGAATACTATGTTACCCTCATATTCAAGAATGCGGGCAATACCTGGGATTGGGGATAATAATTATCTGCCTGGGCTTAAAGAAGGGGATGTTACGCTTCTTAATACCAAAAGTTTTGTTTATGCCGGCTTTGTAAGACGTGTCGCGTACAGGATATTTGACCAATTTATCTTTGAGGTACGGAATGATAATGTGTCATCGGACACTATAACCACAATAAACGGATATGCATATGTAGAAGCGAACATGTCTAAAGATGGTAAGTTGATTTCCGTTAATTTGTTAAAATCATCGGGTTCACCGACATGGGATAAGCTTGCTATCCAGGCATGTAAAACATCTGCATGGGATGCCAATCCTCCTAAGGGGGCGGAAGGCAAGGATGGAATAATACATTTTGTTTTTGCACCTGGGAGGGATGTTCTTGTAGTCGGGTTACTTGAATAA
- the groL gene encoding chaperonin GroEL (60 kDa chaperone family; promotes refolding of misfolded polypeptides especially under stressful conditions; forms two stacked rings of heptamers to form a barrel-shaped 14mer; ends can be capped by GroES; misfolded proteins enter the barrel where they are refolded when GroES binds): MAKEIKYSETARALLLEGVNTLANAVKTTLGPRGRNVLIEKTFGAPTVTKDGVTVAKEIEIDDKFKNMGAQMVKEVASKTSDVAGDGTTTATVLAQAIFREGVKLVTSGNNPILIKRGIDKAVEVIVDELKKMSKHTRDQKEIAQVGTISANNDETIGKIIAEAMEKVGKEGVITVEEAKGMETTLEVVEGMQFDRGYLSPYFVTDAERMETVLEDAYILTYEKKLSNMKELLPLLEQIAKSSRPLLIIAEDVEGEALATIVVNKLRGTLNCCAVKAPGFGDRRKAMLEDIAILTGGRMIAEEMGIKLETVTLKDLGKAKRIVVDKEYTTIVDGEGKKSEIDGRIKQIRTQIEDTTSDYDKEKLQERLAKLVGGVAVIKVGASTEAEMKEKKARVEDALHATRAAVEEGIVPGGGVALLRTLPALEKLSLSREEQLGVAIVKKAIEEPIRQISFNAGAEGSIVVEKVKAEKGAFGFNALTEKYEDLIAAGVIDPTKVVRTAIQNAASVSSMLLTTEAMITEKPKEDKLPSMPGGGMGGMGGMGGMGGMEY; encoded by the coding sequence ATGGCTAAGGAAATAAAGTATTCTGAAACTGCAAGAGCGTTATTGCTTGAGGGTGTCAATACTCTGGCAAATGCTGTAAAAACAACTTTAGGCCCAAGAGGCAGGAATGTGCTTATTGAAAAAACTTTTGGGGCACCAACCGTTACAAAAGATGGTGTAACAGTGGCAAAAGAGATTGAGATTGACGATAAGTTTAAGAACATGGGTGCTCAAATGGTTAAGGAGGTTGCAAGTAAAACCTCGGACGTTGCCGGTGACGGAACAACGACCGCTACAGTCCTTGCTCAGGCTATATTCCGTGAAGGGGTAAAGCTTGTAACATCCGGTAATAATCCAATACTTATTAAACGCGGTATTGACAAGGCGGTTGAAGTTATCGTGGATGAACTCAAGAAGATGAGCAAACATACCCGCGATCAAAAGGAAATTGCACAGGTAGGGACGATTTCAGCCAATAATGATGAAACGATTGGCAAGATCATTGCAGAAGCAATGGAGAAGGTAGGGAAAGAAGGAGTTATAACCGTTGAAGAGGCAAAAGGTATGGAAACAACTTTAGAGGTTGTCGAAGGTATGCAGTTTGATCGTGGTTATCTATCACCATACTTTGTAACGGATGCAGAAAGGATGGAAACAGTTCTTGAAGATGCTTACATCTTAACTTATGAAAAAAAGCTAAGCAACATGAAGGAATTATTACCTCTGCTTGAGCAGATTGCAAAATCCAGCAGACCTCTTTTGATTATAGCCGAGGATGTAGAAGGTGAGGCTCTTGCTACAATTGTTGTTAATAAATTAAGAGGAACACTGAACTGTTGTGCGGTTAAAGCACCCGGCTTTGGCGATAGGAGAAAGGCAATGCTTGAAGATATTGCAATCCTCACAGGTGGCAGGATGATCGCAGAGGAGATGGGTATAAAACTTGAAACAGTTACACTTAAGGATCTTGGTAAGGCAAAGAGGATTGTAGTTGATAAAGAGTATACAACTATTGTTGATGGTGAGGGTAAGAAGTCAGAAATTGATGGCAGAATTAAACAGATTAGAACACAGATTGAAGACACAACCTCTGACTATGATAAAGAAAAACTTCAGGAAAGGCTTGCAAAGTTAGTCGGCGGTGTTGCTGTTATAAAGGTCGGCGCTTCAACAGAAGCAGAGATGAAAGAAAAGAAGGCAAGGGTTGAAGATGCACTCCACGCAACAAGAGCTGCTGTTGAGGAAGGCATTGTTCCGGGTGGTGGAGTTGCCTTACTAAGAACATTACCTGCTCTCGAAAAACTTAGTCTAAGCAGAGAGGAACAACTTGGTGTAGCAATTGTGAAGAAGGCTATTGAAGAACCCATAAGGCAAATCAGCTTTAACGCGGGTGCTGAAGGTTCTATTGTTGTAGAAAAGGTAAAAGCCGAGAAAGGAGCCTTTGGTTTTAATGCACTTACCGAAAAGTACGAAGATTTAATAGCAGCCGGTGTTATAGACCCAACAAAGGTTGTGAGGACAGCAATACAGAATGCTGCATCCGTCTCTTCAATGCTTTTAACAACAGAGGCTATGATTACAGAAAAACCAAAAGAAGATAAGCTGCCCTCTATGCCGGGAGGTGGAATGGGTGGTATGGGAGGCATGGGCGGAATGGGTGGAATGGAGTATTGA
- a CDS encoding sigma-54 dependent transcriptional regulator translates to MDVQLKMLVVDDQENIRFAVSNILKANNYDVVTASDGDEAFLEIKKQHYDFVLCDVKMPKIDGMEFLRALQRHRIDTTVIMMSAYGNIDAAIEAIKQGAYDYIPKPFKPDELILTIKKAEERLRLYNENVRLRNAIRRDYDFSSILGKSTKILSILNQIKQVAVHKTTVLITGESGTGKELVARAIHYNSDRRNKTFVSINCGAIPENLLESELFGYVKGAFTGAYTNKQGLFEAADQGSLFLDEIGELPVNLQVKLLRAIEQLQIMRIGDTRSIDIDVRFVAATSRDLLEQVRIGKFRNDLFYRLSVFHIHLPPLREREEDIPLLANHFLKKIANDIKKTINKFSDEAMNIIINYDWPGNVRELENVIERACIMSEYDTIMPEDLPDAIKSSSVEDMITGQKDLSIKKAQRNLEIRLIQKALKKTAGNKTQAAKLLEISLRALMYKIRKYNIE, encoded by the coding sequence ATGGATGTACAATTAAAAATGCTGGTAGTTGATGATCAGGAAAACATAAGATTTGCCGTATCAAATATACTTAAAGCCAATAACTATGATGTTGTAACTGCCTCAGACGGGGATGAGGCATTTTTGGAGATTAAAAAACAGCATTATGATTTTGTTTTATGTGATGTAAAAATGCCAAAGATAGATGGGATGGAATTTCTAAGGGCATTGCAGAGACACAGAATAGACACGACCGTAATAATGATGTCTGCTTACGGAAATATCGATGCAGCAATAGAAGCTATAAAACAGGGCGCTTATGATTACATTCCCAAGCCTTTTAAACCCGATGAACTAATACTAACTATTAAAAAGGCAGAAGAACGGTTGAGACTTTACAATGAGAATGTCCGTCTTAGAAATGCAATCAGAAGAGATTATGATTTTAGTTCTATTTTAGGAAAAAGCACGAAAATACTTTCTATTTTAAATCAGATCAAACAGGTAGCGGTTCATAAGACTACCGTTCTTATAACAGGAGAGAGCGGAACAGGTAAAGAACTTGTGGCAAGAGCAATTCACTATAACAGCGATCGCAGGAACAAGACTTTTGTATCAATAAATTGCGGAGCAATCCCCGAGAATCTTCTTGAGAGTGAGTTGTTCGGATATGTAAAAGGCGCATTCACGGGTGCATATACGAATAAGCAAGGACTATTTGAAGCTGCGGATCAGGGTAGTTTGTTCCTCGATGAGATCGGAGAATTGCCTGTTAATTTACAGGTAAAACTTCTACGCGCCATTGAACAGTTACAAATAATGCGCATAGGCGATACAAGATCCATTGATATAGATGTGAGATTTGTGGCTGCTACATCAAGGGATCTTTTGGAACAAGTCAGGATTGGTAAATTCAGGAACGACCTTTTTTACAGGCTGAGTGTTTTCCATATTCATTTACCGCCTCTTAGAGAAAGGGAAGAAGATATTCCATTACTCGCAAATCATTTTTTAAAAAAGATTGCCAATGACATCAAAAAAACAATTAATAAATTCAGCGATGAAGCCATGAATATCATTATTAATTATGACTGGCCTGGGAATGTTAGAGAGCTTGAAAATGTAATAGAAAGAGCGTGTATCATGAGCGAATATGATACAATTATGCCTGAAGATTTGCCTGATGCCATTAAATCAAGTAGTGTAGAGGATATGATTACAGGACAAAAAGATTTATCAATTAAAAAGGCACAACGAAATCTTGAAATTAGGTTAATACAAAAAGCGTTAAAAAAAACCGCTGGAAATAAAACGCAGGCTGCAAAACTTCTTGAGATAAGTTTACGAGCCTTGATGTACAAGATTAGGAAGTATAATATTGAATGA
- a CDS encoding helix-turn-helix transcriptional regulator translates to MKGQNTKNNLKQYRVRAMMSKAELARKSGVSVLTITRAENGKECRVDTKRKIMQALGLKITDRERIFPD, encoded by the coding sequence ATGAAGGGGCAAAATACCAAAAATAACTTAAAGCAATACAGAGTAAGAGCTATGATGAGTAAAGCTGAGCTTGCAAGGAAATCAGGTGTTTCTGTTTTAACAATTACAAGAGCAGAAAATGGAAAAGAATGCAGGGTGGATACTAAGCGGAAGATCATGCAGGCACTCGGTTTAAAAATAACGGACAGAGAAAGGATTTTCCCTGATTAA
- a CDS encoding PilN domain-containing protein: MMKINLIKQASKGISKKEIAIYQQLIIGVAAVVVLIGILVFLEYSIENAISTTTTKITSLNEEMLRLNKTVNQINDFKKKKEQIKAKLDIIKTLEKNRIAQVVLMDELSKSIPIDQTSIISKRLWLTSLSEQGNLVLMEGIALDNDTIAKFMKDLSRNGYFREIKLQQTSQFTSNDLLLYKFGITCKYVFSEKH, translated from the coding sequence ATGATGAAAATTAACTTAATAAAACAGGCAAGTAAGGGAATATCAAAAAAAGAGATAGCGATTTATCAGCAGCTTATAATTGGAGTTGCTGCGGTTGTTGTTCTGATAGGAATTCTTGTGTTTTTAGAGTATTCTATAGAGAATGCGATATCAACTACAACAACCAAGATAACTTCACTTAATGAAGAAATGCTTCGTCTTAACAAAACTGTAAATCAGATCAATGATTTCAAAAAGAAGAAAGAACAAATAAAAGCAAAACTTGACATTATTAAAACCCTTGAAAAAAATAGAATAGCGCAGGTCGTTTTAATGGATGAATTATCAAAATCAATTCCAATCGATCAAACAAGCATTATCTCTAAAAGATTATGGTTAACCTCTTTAAGCGAACAGGGTAATCTTGTATTGATGGAGGGTATAGCACTCGATAATGATACCATAGCAAAATTTATGAAGGATCTGTCTCGTAATGGTTATTTTAGAGAGATTAAACTTCAGCAAACCTCGCAATTTACATCAAACGATCTTTTGCTTTATAAATTTGGAATTACGTGCAAATATGTATTCAGCGAGAAGCATTAA
- a CDS encoding type 4a pilus biogenesis protein PilO, with amino-acid sequence MDINLNTLSKLTLQQKILLIGVIMILVVLLDLYLWPGYFAERNKLAVLKAQEQNIQAKVLETQAITAHLNEFQDELDKLNEQLKEALTKLPNTEEIDKYLLTINTLAKTTDINVLQIQPQAEQNKGFYAEIPVSINVTGRYQDIATFLDKLTHLQRIVNVSALNLKIKGQSSIGKTILNASFITTVFRFVEQKTNTTGKK; translated from the coding sequence ATGGATATTAATCTTAATACTTTGTCAAAATTGACCTTACAACAAAAAATATTATTGATAGGTGTCATAATGATACTTGTTGTTCTTTTAGACCTTTATTTGTGGCCCGGTTATTTTGCTGAAAGAAATAAATTGGCAGTGCTAAAGGCTCAAGAGCAGAATATTCAGGCAAAAGTGCTCGAAACACAGGCTATAACAGCACATCTTAATGAATTCCAGGATGAGCTTGATAAATTAAATGAACAACTAAAAGAGGCTTTAACGAAACTACCCAATACGGAAGAAATTGATAAATATCTTCTCACTATTAATACGCTTGCTAAAACAACCGATATAAATGTATTGCAAATACAGCCCCAGGCAGAACAGAATAAAGGATTTTATGCAGAAATCCCTGTTAGTATAAATGTTACAGGGCGGTATCAGGATATTGCTACTTTTCTTGATAAGCTAACGCATCTTCAAAGGATAGTGAATGTCTCGGCTCTGAATTTAAAAATTAAAGGACAATCTTCTATAGGTAAGACTATTTTAAACGCATCGTTTATAACAACGGTTTTCAGATTTGTGGAGCAGAAAACCAACACAACAGGTAAAAAATGA
- a CDS encoding pilus assembly protein PilP, translating into MKKISRFRFLNLILLVLLISGCKSKTVSKPVNIQKPLSVSTTQIQPKTTAVTATQGTTQQNEFTYTYNPAGKPDPFEPFDISKIKPSAQLTPLQQFSLDQLILKGIIWGVSDAKAIIQDPTGKTYIVGKGAKIGKNNGEIVRILDDRVIILENYTDVFTGKIKTNEVTMQLKKTSQ; encoded by the coding sequence ATGAAAAAAATAAGCAGATTTAGGTTTCTCAATTTAATATTGTTGGTCTTGTTGATATCGGGCTGTAAAAGCAAAACAGTTTCAAAACCGGTTAATATTCAAAAACCGTTATCGGTTTCAACAACTCAGATTCAACCTAAGACTACTGCTGTTACAGCAACACAGGGTACAACACAACAAAATGAATTTACTTATACTTATAATCCGGCAGGCAAACCCGATCCATTTGAACCATTTGATATATCAAAAATAAAACCATCGGCACAGCTTACCCCATTACAACAATTTTCATTGGATCAACTAATATTAAAAGGTATAATCTGGGGTGTATCGGATGCAAAGGCGATAATTCAAGATCCAACGGGTAAGACTTATATAGTCGGCAAGGGAGCAAAAATCGGTAAAAATAATGGTGAAATAGTCAGAATACTCGATGATAGGGTGATTATTCTTGAAAACTATACAGATGTTTTTACAGGTAAAATAAAAACAAACGAAGTTACAATGCAGTTAAAGAAAACATCCCAATAA